The window TGGACAGCAGGGCCTGCGGCTCAGGAAAATACTCGCCCCAGCGTTTGTTGAAGCGGCGCACAATCTCGCGCGCCAACTCCAGGTGCTGGACCTGGTCGGCGCCGACCGGCACCAGGCTGGCCTTGTACAGAATGATGTCGGCCGTCTGGAGCACCGGATAGCTGAACAGCCCGGCATTGATGTTATCGGCCTGCTTGGCCGATTTGTCCTTGAACTGGGTCATGCGCCCCAGCTCGCCAAACGGGGTGACCGTGTCCAGAATCCAGCACAGCTCGGTATGCTCGGCCACGCTCGACTGCACGAACACGACCGAGCGCTCGGGATCAATGCCGCACGCAATCAGGTCGGTCGCCATCTCCAGGGTCTGGCGCGACAGCGCGTCGCGCTCGTAGTCCTGGGTGATGGCGTGGTAATCGACCACGCAGAAAAAACACCGGTACTGATCCTGTAAGGCCACCCAGTGGCGCACCGCCCCCAGATAGTTGCCCAAGTGCATCTCGCCCGAGGGTTGAATCCCGCTGAAAACTGTCTCCATAGCCTGTATCCTCGACTTGACCTGGCCTTCGCCTCAGCCTTTAGCGCAGCCGCAATCCCTGGGCGCTCAGAAAGGCGATATACTCCTGCTGAAAGACCTCGATCTGCTCACCGCTCAGAGTCTGCTGCGGCGATTCGATCCAATACCGAAACGTATAGCTGGCCGTGCCCGGGTCGAGTCCCCGACCGGTATAGCGGGTCACAAACTCGCGTTTTTTGAGCAGCGGGTGGCTGAAGCCGTCCAGGCTGCGGACCAACTCGGTAAAGCGGGTTTCCAGCGGCGCGACAATCGAAAAATCAAACCACGAGCCCGGATAGCGGGAGGCCGGCAGATACCGGACCTCGGGAAACAGCGGCCCCTCCAGGGCGCCAAAATCCAGCTCAAACCAGACCACCTGGGCCTTGGCGGCCAGCTCACCTAACAGCCGGCCGGCTACAAAACCCAGACTGCCGACCGGGCCGGCAGCCCGGCTGACCT of the Desulfurellaceae bacterium genome contains:
- the trpS gene encoding tryptophan--tRNA ligase, which translates into the protein METVFSGIQPSGEMHLGNYLGAVRHWVALQDQYRCFFCVVDYHAITQDYERDALSRQTLEMATDLIACGIDPERSVVFVQSSVAEHTELCWILDTVTPFGELGRMTQFKDKSAKQADNINAGLFSYPVLQTADIILYKASLVPVGADQVQHLELAREIVRRFNKRWGEYFPEPQALLSSTPKILGLDGQAKMSKSLGNTIALGEADEPIRKRLATAATDPQRVRRKDPGDPDVCNLHTLHTFFSDEERLEWVRSGCRTADIGCFECKSALADNLIAHLQVIRERRAELQARPGRIEEILREGARKARAVARQTIDEVRDHIGLWG